In one Oscillospiraceae bacterium genomic region, the following are encoded:
- a CDS encoding mobilization protein has protein sequence MKKRVRDVPIYVWVRPDELEAIRERMAQSGIRNLSAYIRKMALTGYVLNVDLSPVQELVSLQRRCSNNLNQVAIQANTYGGIYPEEIKALQKDYADLWGPLSDLLEKLSAIVKL, from the coding sequence GTGAAAAAGCGTGTCCGTGACGTGCCCATCTATGTGTGGGTACGGCCCGACGAGCTGGAGGCCATCCGGGAGCGCATGGCCCAGTCGGGCATCCGCAACCTGAGCGCCTATATCCGCAAAATGGCCCTGACCGGCTATGTGCTCAATGTTGACCTCTCGCCCGTGCAGGAGCTTGTCTCGCTCCAGCGCCGGTGCTCCAACAATCTCAATCAGGTGGCGATCCAGGCCAACACCTACGGCGGCATTTACCCGGAGGAGATCAAGGCCCTGCAAAAAGACTATGCCGACCTGTGGGGCCCCCTCTCCGATCTGTTGGAAAAGCTGTCCGCCATCGTGAAGCTGTGA